In Subdoligranulum variabile, the genomic stretch CAGGGATTTGGCAGGCATACAGGACCCAACAGAATTCTGAGCAGCGCTCCGGATAGTAACAGCCATATCCCGACCGTAGCGACCTTTGGAGGCGTTCCCCAAAAGGGTTTTGAGCCTTGTCAGGTGTGCCTTGGCAATCTGTTTGGAACCTGGAAACTCTTCCAGCAGAGCGTAGACAGTCGCCAAATGGAGAGAGGACACCAGCTTCTCCAGTTCAGGGAAGAGAATGCAAACCAGTCTGGAAATTGAGCTTTTCAGCTTTGCTCGTTCTTTCACCTTGTCAAAACGGTATCTGGTGAGTGACTTTAGTTCCTCGTTGTGATATGCTGTATTCGTGTAGGGTTTGAGGCCCACATCGGATAACAGCATAGCAGCAATGGTTCGAGCATCTACACGGTCGGTCTTGGTCTTTCGCAGGCTGAGACTTTTCCGGTAGAGATTCGTGCGTAAGGGATTCAAGACATAGGTGGCCAGACCGTTGTCCAGAAGAAACCCAAGAATGTTGTAGCTGTAATGCCCGGTTGCCTCAAGCCCTACTTTTATTTTGTCCTGCGGTGTAGTACAAGCTCGAATTTTTTCCAGTAGAGCATAAAAACCGTCCATGTTGTTAGGGATAGTAAAAACATCCGCCAGGACTTCACCCTCTGAGCTTACAATGAAGCAATCATGCTTGTTTTTTGAGACATCAATGCCAACAGAAACTACCATAACAAATACCTCCAGAGAAAATATGTGATGCTGCATCCACAGTACACCTTACTTTTGTAGCCTTGTTCCACATAAACCGTCTGGCGGTATTTAACTGATTAACAAAATTGTAAGGGGCTGTGGTTGGAACCTTTCGTGAACCATCTTGTGGTAGGAGCCGCCAACCAATCCACAGCATCCCTTACAGTGTAGCACAGCCCTTGGAGAGGGGCTCTAATAACTACTACTCTATAATACAAGGAGCCGCCTATGAGGGATATTTCAGCCCGTGAGCTGAAAGGACACAACATTCTCGCCGTAGAGAGGTTTTGGGATAACACGCGCTGGATGATTGAGTTTTCCGTCCTGCGTCCCAGCACTGCTTACGGAAGCCCCGGAGATGAAATGCGGTTGTTTTTGACTGAGGACGGGTATCAGACCGCCCTGCAAAGCCAGCAGCGCCGGGAGATCAAGATCAAGCGTTACGCTCGTGTGATTGAGGGACATATCCTCGATTTCAAACCGGGAAAACGCCGCCGCTCATAAACCCATACAACGAAAGGAAAGGAATGACTATGTGTACGGTAAAGGAAATTCAAGAAGCAATCCGGGAAGATTGCAGATCTCAGCATGACATGGATTCAACAGATATTGACCGCGTGATGCAAACACTTCCTTTCGCCCAGGAGGAGCCATTTACAGAGGTGCGTCCCCAAAAGCCACTGTTTTGGTTCTATGCAAGAAAATTTGAAAAGCGCTGAACACCGCAATTCTTTGAAATGAGGATTGCGGTTTTTTTGTACCCAAAATTCGGAAGGAGTGAGGTCGATGGCCGTTTTTCGCATTGAACGGACCCGTGATTATACCGTGATGAGCAATCATCATTTACGAAATGCAAACCTGTCGTTAAAAGCCAAGGGGCTGCTTTCCATGATGCTGTCTTTGCCAGAGGACTGGAACTACACCACCCGTGGCCTTGCAAAGATCTGTAAGGAGGGCGTGGATGCCATCGGTGCTGCCCTGCGTGAACTGGAAGGAGCCGGATATATCGTGCGCCATCAGAGACGCGATAAAAGTGGGCGGATCACAGATACCGAGTATGTCATCTATGAACAGCCCCAGCCAGATATGTCCCAGCCGGATACGGCTTCACCAGATACGGAAAACCCGGATATGGTAAAACCGGATACGGAAAAGCCCGCAGAATTAAATATAGAGAAATCAAATACAGAAAAATCAATTACTTATGGATCAAGTACCGATTCCATTCCCTTCCGGGAAACAGCGGCGGAAAGACCGCCGGAACGGAAAGGAAGGGATGCGATGTCTGTCACAGAGATAGAAAATTATCGGGAGTTGATTTTGGAGAATATCGAGTATGACTGCATGAAACAGCGTTATCCTCTCTACCTGGATGACCTGAATGAGATCGTAGAGCTGTTGGTCGAAACGGTCTGTGCCAAACGAAAGACCACCCGGATCTCTGGGGCAGACTTCCCTCACGAGATCGTGCGTTCCCGTTTTTTGAAACTGGACAGCTCCCACATCGAGTTTGTCATGGACTGTCTGCAAAAGAATACCACCCAGGTACGCAACATGAAGCAGTACCTGCTTGCGGTGCTGTTCAATGCGCCTACCACCATGAATAACCACTACACTTCACTGGTCAATCACGATATGCACGCAGGCGGCTGGTAAAGGCCGCCTTTTATCATGCCAAAGGAGGCACGACATGAACCAGATGGAAATTTTCAAAAACCCGGAGTTTGGCAGTATCCGTGTCATTGAGGAAAACGGCAAATACTTGTTCAGCGGAACGGATGTGGCTGCTGCGCTGGGGTACAGTAATCCCCGCGATGCAATTATCCGCCATTGTAGGTATGTCGTGAAACGCGACGCACCTCACCCACAAAGCCCCGACCGCAAAATCAGTATGACTTTTATCCCAGAAGGCGATTTGTACCGCCTAATCGTTCACAGCAAATTGCCATCGGCAGAACGGTTTGAACGGTGGGTGTTCGATGAGGTCCTGCCTACCATTCGCAAGCACGGGGCCTATCTCACGAAAGAGAAGCTGTGGGAGGTTGCCACTTCCCCGGAAGCTCTGATGAAGCTCTGCTCAGACTTGCTGGCTGAGCGTGAAGCGAATATTTCTCTGCGTAAGGAAAATGCACAGCTGGAGGGCAAAGCCGCTTTCTATGACCTGTTCATCGACTTAAAGCACAGCACCAATCTCAGGACTACCGCCAAAGAGTTGGATGTCCCAGAGCGCCGGTTTGTCCGGTTTCTGATAGAACGGCGGTTTGTGTACCGCACGGCATCCGGCAATGTGCTGCCTTATGCCAATGTGAAAAATGCAGGACTGTTTTGCGTTAAAGACTACTGCAACCACGGTCATACCGGTTCCTACACGCTGGTCACGCCCCAGGGAAAGCTCTACTTTGCCCAGCTGCGGGAGATGATCTTGCTGGTCTCATAAGAACGGAAAGAAAGTGGGTTTTATGCAGGAAGGCAAAACAATCGGTCAGCTGATGGAGGAAATGCGCCAGAAAGCCGGGGCGCAGAACTATCACGGCCATGACTACATGGATCTCCAGCGGTTTGCGGAGAACACCCGGCACATGATTATTTTTGATGTGCTGACGCATGATTCCCCGGTGGGCTGGAAAGGAGAACGCACCCGCCTGTTTTTGTCAGAGATAGGCTATGAAAAAGCTCTGGACAGTCAGGCAAAGGGGCAGATCAAGATTCTCAGCCATGCAAAGGTCAGAAATGGAGATTTGTTTTATGACCACAAAGAACAGATACGATAGGAGGAATCCGATATGAATGAGGAAAAGAAAGTAGCCTTTAAGTGGGAATATGGGGAAGAAACCATATCGCTGCAACTTGGGATGTATGCGAATAATCAGCGGCTTTATATCGGCATGATTACCCATACAGAAGATGGGGAGGAACCGTTTGCAGATATGACGGTGAACCTTCCGGGGTATTCCCTGGACCCCGGAGAGGCGTTTATTTCCGGTGACATCAGCAAGGACCTGCTGCGATTCATCAAAGAGAACAAATTGGGGAAGGTGCTTCCCTACCAGGTGCAGTCCGGTTATGGAAAATATTCTGCCGTTGCCTTTGATCTGGAGAAGTTGAAGGCATTTGACCCCAAAGGTGTGGCTGAGTTTCGGAAAGAGTGGAATCTGCCGGATAAGAAGCCGGTAAAGAAAAAGAGCCGCGGGATGGAGCGATGAAGAAATATTTTCTCCGGAGGCTGGTGGTTCCGCCTTAGAAATAAATGCACCACCCCTGCACATTTTGTGGAAAGGAGGCGATGAAAATGCAGGAAGAAGTGGAAAACAGGACTTTAACGCTGGTTGTCAGTGGAACAAAGTTCACCGGCAGGCTGCTCAAAGCCGCCATCAGCAAGTACATGGCCCACTGCAAGGAAAAGAAGCTGCAAAAGCAAAGAAGCCGTGACGCTCCTGTGACACCCCACGGCAAACAGACCGTCAAGCAGCTCATTGGTCAGAATCAGGGGATCTCCAATATCGAGATCACAGACCCTTCCATCAAGGAATTTGAGAAGATCGCCCGGAAATATGGTGTGGATTATGCGGTGAAGAAAGACCGCAGCAGCTCCCCGCCCAAGTACCTGATCTTTTTCAAAGGCCGTGACGCCGATGCGCTGACCGCTGCATTTACCGAGTACACCAGCAAAAAGGTCAAGAAGGCCGAGAAAACGGAACGCCCGTCTGTGCTGGCAAAACTCAGTCAGTTCAAAGAGATGGTCAAAAATGCCGTGGTGGACCGCACCAAGCGAAAGGAGCTGGAACGATGAAAAAGCAGCTTGACATCAAAAAGCTCGTTTTGCTGAACCTGCCCTATCTCCTGATGGGGCTGTTTGCTACCAACTTCGGGGAGGCATGGCGGCTGGCACAGGGGGCAAATGCTTCAGAGAAATTCCTTTCCCTGTTTGCTGTCCTGCCTGGAGCGCTGCAAAGTTTCTGGCCCAGCCTGCACCCGTTGGATCTGCTGGTGGGGCTGTGCTGCGGTGCTGGCCTGCGTCTGGCGGTGTATCTCAAAAGTAAAAACGCCAAGAAGTACCGTCATGGCATGGAGTATGGTTCTGCCCGTTGGGGAACCAGTGAGGATATTGCTCCCTACATCGACCCGGTGTTCCAGAACAATGTCATTCTCACAAAAACCGAAAGCCTGACCATGAACAGCCGCCCCAAGGACCCAAAGACCGCCAGAAACAAAAATGTGCTGGTGATCGGCGGCTCCGGTTCCGGTAAGACCCGTTTCTGGCTCA encodes the following:
- a CDS encoding IS110 family RNA-guided transposase, which encodes MVVSVGIDVSKNKHDCFIVSSEGEVLADVFTIPNNMDGFYALLEKIRACTTPQDKIKVGLEATGHYSYNILGFLLDNGLATYVLNPLRTNLYRKSLSLRKTKTDRVDARTIAAMLLSDVGLKPYTNTAYHNEELKSLTRYRFDKVKERAKLKSSISRLVCILFPELEKLVSSLHLATVYALLEEFPGSKQIAKAHLTRLKTLLGNASKGRYGRDMAVTIRSAAQNSVGSCMPAKSLELQHTIRLIRELDAEIAEIEAEIETMMDKIQSPITTIPGMGFRMAAMILAEIGDFSRFESPDKLLAYAGMSPSTYQSGQLKNCYPHMEKRGSRYLRYALYNAAKYVCHWDPTFAAYLAKKRDEGKHYNVALSHATKKLVRLLFALERSRQPYCSLAA
- a CDS encoding DUF5720 family protein, giving the protein MRDISARELKGHNILAVERFWDNTRWMIEFSVLRPSTAYGSPGDEMRLFLTEDGYQTALQSQQRREIKIKRYARVIEGHILDFKPGKRRRS
- a CDS encoding DUF6017 domain-containing protein, giving the protein MAVFRIERTRDYTVMSNHHLRNANLSLKAKGLLSMMLSLPEDWNYTTRGLAKICKEGVDAIGAALRELEGAGYIVRHQRRDKSGRITDTEYVIYEQPQPDMSQPDTASPDTENPDMVKPDTEKPAELNIEKSNTEKSITYGSSTDSIPFRETAAERPPERKGRDAMSVTEIENYRELILENIEYDCMKQRYPLYLDDLNEIVELLVETVCAKRKTTRISGADFPHEIVRSRFLKLDSSHIEFVMDCLQKNTTQVRNMKQYLLAVLFNAPTTMNNHYTSLVNHDMHAGGW
- a CDS encoding BRO family protein, coding for MNQMEIFKNPEFGSIRVIEENGKYLFSGTDVAAALGYSNPRDAIIRHCRYVVKRDAPHPQSPDRKISMTFIPEGDLYRLIVHSKLPSAERFERWVFDEVLPTIRKHGAYLTKEKLWEVATSPEALMKLCSDLLAEREANISLRKENAQLEGKAAFYDLFIDLKHSTNLRTTAKELDVPERRFVRFLIERRFVYRTASGNVLPYANVKNAGLFCVKDYCNHGHTGSYTLVTPQGKLYFAQLREMILLVS
- a CDS encoding DUF5720 family protein, which encodes MQEGKTIGQLMEEMRQKAGAQNYHGHDYMDLQRFAENTRHMIIFDVLTHDSPVGWKGERTRLFLSEIGYEKALDSQAKGQIKILSHAKVRNGDLFYDHKEQIR
- a CDS encoding DUF4313 domain-containing protein; protein product: MNEEKKVAFKWEYGEETISLQLGMYANNQRLYIGMITHTEDGEEPFADMTVNLPGYSLDPGEAFISGDISKDLLRFIKENKLGKVLPYQVQSGYGKYSAVAFDLEKLKAFDPKGVAEFRKEWNLPDKKPVKKKSRGMER
- a CDS encoding PcfB family protein gives rise to the protein MQEEVENRTLTLVVSGTKFTGRLLKAAISKYMAHCKEKKLQKQRSRDAPVTPHGKQTVKQLIGQNQGISNIEITDPSIKEFEKIARKYGVDYAVKKDRSSSPPKYLIFFKGRDADALTAAFTEYTSKKVKKAEKTERPSVLAKLSQFKEMVKNAVVDRTKRKELER